The proteins below come from a single Aegilops tauschii subsp. strangulata cultivar AL8/78 chromosome 6, Aet v6.0, whole genome shotgun sequence genomic window:
- the LOC109737566 gene encoding uncharacterized protein isoform X1, with translation MLQGNSTKPLSSLIPTPSSEGTQSAATPSIRCSCRRRSSDSSDGHFSFKGSTCAAILIGQAAVVLGLSSNSVLAQDDLVAPAATNFVKPHELGVAPQEHSVYKY, from the exons ATGCTCCAAGGAAATTCAACCAAGCCTTTGAGCTCTTTGATCCCAACGCCTTCTTCCGAAGGTACTCAGTCTGCCGCGACACCATCCATCAGATGCTCGTGCAGACGCCGCTCCTCAG ATTCTAGTGATGGTCACTTCAGTTTTAAGGGTTCAACATGTGCCGCTATACTGATTGGGCAAGCAG CTGTTGTTCTTGGCCTGAGCAGCAACTCTGTATTGGCTCAGGATGATTTGGTTGCTCCAGCAGCTACAA ACTTTGTGAAGCCACATGAGCTAGGGGTTGCACCGCAGGAGCATAGCGTGTACAAGTACTGA
- the LOC109737566 gene encoding uncharacterized protein isoform X2, with product MLQGNSTKPLSSLIPTPSSEGTQSAATPSIRCSCRRRSSDSSDGHFSFKGSTCAAILIGQAAVVLGLSSNSVLAQDDLVAPAATSEQADTL from the exons ATGCTCCAAGGAAATTCAACCAAGCCTTTGAGCTCTTTGATCCCAACGCCTTCTTCCGAAGGTACTCAGTCTGCCGCGACACCATCCATCAGATGCTCGTGCAGACGCCGCTCCTCAG ATTCTAGTGATGGTCACTTCAGTTTTAAGGGTTCAACATGTGCCGCTATACTGATTGGGCAAGCAG CTGTTGTTCTTGGCCTGAGCAGCAACTCTGTATTGGCTCAGGATGATTTGGTTGCTCCAGCAGCTACAAGTGAGCAAGCTGAT ACTTTGTGA
- the LOC109750904 gene encoding uncharacterized protein, with protein MNSKVGEMLPAAAPPLDDENLLSEILLRIPPLPSSLPRASLVCKRWRRIVSDTRFLRRFRLHHRRCPPLLGYFIHDRRGISYAPAVDSPDRVPAGRFSFQLDDSHSFCLLGCCHGLALIFLASRKQVLVWDPVTSDQHRIAVPSVFDVDENPIHGAVLRAAGEVGHFQVVLVEASGVDEQHTRMVACVYSSETGVWGNLTSTSVQPEGTSSLYFTGMPSVLVGSSLYMPLVGDFVGILEFNLERHSLAVIQVPVDMFESDINFAVMRGDGAGLGLIILSGCNAQLWKRETDFDGVASWGMRTTIELDKLLSLHSEKERGALAILGFAEENNVVFLSAVDGVFMVQLEPLQFKKLHVSRNWLYHYPFESVYTAGI; from the exons ATGAACTCTAAGGTGGGCGAGAtgttgccggcggcggcgccgccgcTGGACGACGAGAACCTACTCTCCGAGATCCTCCTCCGCATCCCGCCGCTCCCATCCTCCCTCCCCCGCGCATCCCTCGTCTGCAAGCGATGGCGCCGCATCGTCTCCGACACCCGCTTTCTCCGCCGCTTCCGCCTCCACCACCGCCGCTGCCCTCCCCTCCTCGGTTACTTCATCCACGACAGGCGAGGCATCTCCTACGCACCCGCCGTGGATTCCCCGGATCGTGTCCCTGCCGGGCGCTTCTCCTTTCAGCTCGACGACAGCCACAGCTTCTGTCTCCTCGGCTGCTGCCATGGCCTCGCGCTGATCTTCCTCGCGTCGCGGAAGCAAGTCCTGGTGTGGGACCCCGTCACCAGCGATCAGCACCGCATTGCCGTTCCCTCGGTGTTCGACGTGGATGAAAACCCGATCCACGGCGCGGTGCTTCGTGCTGCCGGCGAGGtgggccacttccaggtggtctTGGTAGAGGCTAGCGGAGTCGACGAACAACATACGCGAATGGTAGCCTGCGTTTACTCGTCAGAGACCGGCGTATGGGGTAATCTCACCTCTACATCGGTTCAACCCGAGGGTACTTCCTCCTTGTATTTTACGGGAATGCCTTCTGTGCTGGTTGGGAGTTCCCTTTACATGCCGCTTGTTGGTGATTTTGTTGGAATTCTCGAGTTTAATTTGGAGAGGCATAGCTTAGCTGTGATACAAGTGCCAGTGGATATGTTTGAAAGTGACATCAACTTCGCGGTTATGCGGGGAGATGGTGCCGGGTTGGGTTTAATAATTTTGTCAGGCTGCAACGCCCAGTTATGGAAGAGGGAGACTGATTTTGATGGTGTTGCATCATGGGGAATGAGAACGACTATTGAACTCGACAAGTTACTTTCCCTACATTCAGAGAAGGAGAGAGGGGCCCTAGCGATACTGGGGTTTGCAGAGGAAAATAATGTGGTGTTCCTGTCGGCAGTTGATGGTGTCTTCATGGTCCAGCTTGAACCATTGCAATTCAAGAAACTTCATGTGTCCAGAAACTGGCTTTACCATTATCCATTCGAAAGTGTCTACACTGCAG GTATCTAG